The following is a genomic window from Hyphomicrobiales bacterium.
CCACGCCGTCACTCTCCGTTCAGAGCCTGGAGCGATGGATGATTCCACGGGAATCGTCCACTGCTCTATCTCCCTGTTTGAGCATCGGATCAGCCCGAGAACCGCATACACCCTTCGGTCCGATGCTCTGTCCCGAAACGCCGTTCGATTCAGCCCCGCAGCTGCGTGAACAGCGACACCGCGAGGTAGATGACGATCACCACCCCGATTGCCCGCCCGATGCGCCGTCCCCAGACCTCGATGGGATCGCGACGTCCATCCGGCAACACGGGCGCATCAGCGCCAGTCATGTGGCGAACGACACGTGCGACGCCGGAATCCGCGATCGCCTCGCTGTCACGGGAAACTCGTTCCAGCGTTTCCTTGGCCTCCCGACCCCGCTCGTCGTCATCCTTCGTCATGACCCACCACGATGGCCCGCCACAAGCCCGGCACTACTGGAGTTTGAGCCGCCCCTCACCAGGAAATGCCCGGCTCAAGCCAGATCACATAGTTCTTCCAGGGTGCCGCCTCGGCTATGCGGTCATAGAGCCGCTGCGCACCAAGATTGTCGCGAGGAACCATCCAGCGCAACTGGATCCAGCCGCGCCTGCGTCCCTCGGCGACGATATCGGCGATCAGCGCCCTGGCAATCCCCTGGCCCCGCGCCTGCGGAAGCACATAGAGGTCATCGATCTGTCCCGCTCGCCGCCGCGAGATAGCCTCCGGCAGGTCGTAGAACAACGCGAAGCCAACGAGCTTGCGGCTCGCATCATCACCTGCGAAAGCACCGCGGATGATGACGCCCGACTCGGCCAACAGCCGCTCGACATAGGCGAGGTCAGGCCTGTCGCCACTGTCCTCGCCATGGCTGAGTGCCTCGCCGTAGGCTGCGATCAGCGGCAGCAGGTCGGAGGCATCAGCCGGGTCAAGCTTTCGAAGCACGAGGCTGGGCGTTGCGGCAGAAGCGGCCGCGCCAACCGGCGACGGCCGCCCGTCCACGGTCATTTCCAGTCCCGGATGTCAACGAAGCGCCCGGCGATCGCCGCCGCCGCCGCCATGGCCGGCGAGACGAGATGCGTGCGCCCCTTGAAGCCCTGGCGGCCTTCGAAATTGCGGTTCGAAGTCGACGCGCAACGCTCACCCGGCTTCAGCTTGTCGGCGTTCATGGCAAGGCACATGGAGCAGCCCGGCTCACGCCAGTCGAAGCCCGCTTCGCGGAAGATGACATCCAGGCCCTCTTCCTCGGCTTGGAGTTTCACCAGACCCGAGCCAGGGACGACCATCGCGCTGACGCTCGGATGGACCTTCTTGCCCTGCACCACGGCAGCCGCGGCGCGCATGTCCTCGATACGGCCGTTGGTGCAGGAGCCGATGAAGACACGGTCGATGGTCACGTCCGTGAGCTTTGTGCCGGGCTTCAGGCCGATATATTCAAGCGCGCGCCACTTCGAGTTGCGCTTGTTCTCGTCCTGGATATCGTCCGGGTTGGGTACGACGCCGGTCACCGCCACGACGTCCTCGGGGCTCGTGCCCCAGGTCACGATCGGCGGCAGGCTGGCGGCATCAAGCCGGATCTCGCTGTCGAAGACCGCGCCTTCGTCCGTCTTCAAACTGTTCCAGAAGCGCACGGCCTCATCCCAGGCGGCGCCCGTCGGCGCCTTCGGCCGGCCCTTCAGGTACTCGTAGGTCTTCTCGTCCGGCGCGACGAGACCGGCGCGCGCGCCACCCTCGATCGACATGTTGCAGACCGTCATGCGGCCTTCCATGGACAGGGCGCGGATCGCCTCGCCGGCATATTCGATGACATGGCCGGTGCCACCAGCCGTGCCGATCTCACCGATGATCGCCAGCACGATATCCTTGGCGGTGACGCCGGGCGGCAGCTGGCCGTCCACCGTCACGCGCATGTTCTTGGCCTTTTTCTGGATCAGCGTCTGGGTGGCGAGCACATGCTCCACCTCAGACGTGCCGATGCCATGGGCCAAGGCGCCGAAGGCACCATGGGTCGAGGTGTGGCTGTCGCCGCAGACGATGGTGGTGCCCGGCAGCGTGAAGCCCTGCTCCGGCCCGATGACGTGGACGATGCCCTGGCGAACGTCGCGCTCGTTATAGTATTCGACGCCGAAATCGCGGGCGTTCTCGGCCAGCGCCGCCACCTGCGTCGCCGCCTCCGGATCATCGATGCCCTTCGAGCGGTCGCTGGTCGGGACGTTGTGATCGACGACGGCGAGCGTCTTCTGCGGTGCGCGCAACTTGCGACCGGCGACGCGCAGGCCTTCGAAGGCCTGAGGGCTCGTCACCTCGTGCACGAGATGGCGGTCGATATAGAGCAGGCAAGTGCCGTCGGGCTGTTCGTCGACCAGGTGGTCGTCCCAAATCTTGTCGTAGAGAGTGCGAGGCTTCATGGCGTGATGATCTCAACTGCGAGGGATGGCTGTTATTGGAGCCATCGATAACGGCCGCACGTGCGGAGAACTTCCACACGCGACATAAGAGCCGGCGAAGCCGGCGTCAGATCACCGTAAGTTGCGCGTTCGCGGCCGTGGTCAGGCGTCCGAAGAAACGTCCCGGCAGACGCGCGTGATCATGCAGCGCAGCAAACTCATGGGTCGTCACCACCGGTCGCGCCCTCAAGGCGCGCGACAAGGCCGGTAACAGCCGATCCTGTGGGCATTGCATGGTCATAATGTCTAGTTTTTAGCAGATCCAAAAAGATCCGACAATCAATACCGCGACAGAGAGCCTCGACAGCAGCATCCCAGCCGCGTCTCCGCGGCCGCTCGCGGCCCGCCGCCCAAGAAAAAAGGCGGGTTTCGCATACCTTCCAAATCGCCAGGGTGTGGCCATCAACGGAAGGTAGGCGAGCCCGCCTCGATCACCGGCGTAAAGCCGGATCGGATACGCGCGATTATTCGGCGGCGGTCGCCGCGGCGCCCTTGGTCTTCGTCGTACGATCGGTGCGCTCGGCGATACGGGCGGACTTACCACGACGGTCACGCAGGTAGTAGAGCTTGGCGCGACGCACCTTGCCGCGGCGGATAACCTTGATGGAATCGATGTTCGGCGAGAAGAGCGGGAATACGCGCTCGACGCCTTCGCCGTAGGAAATCTTGCGGACCGTGAAGCTCTGGTTGATACCGCCGCCGTCACGGGCGATGCATACACCCTCATAGGCCTGGACGCGGCTACGCTCGCCTTCCTTGACCTTCACGTTGACCTGCACGGTGTCGCCGGCATCGAAATCGGGGATCTCGCGACCTTCGGTCAGCTTGGCGATCTGCTCTTTGTCAAGGGCTTCAATGATGTTCATCGGTTCAACTCCTGCCGAGACGCCCCTGCGGGCGCCAGCGTTTCGGCGACGCTGTTTTGAATTGGGTTTCCGCAGCGAACCAAACGGGCAGCCGAGGATGGCGCGCTATACACCAGCCAGACAGCCCTGTCGAGGCGCAAGGCACGCCAGGCGTTCATTTTGCGGCAATTGGACCGCGCTGCGCGCCGCCCTGGATTGGCCTCAGCGCGCGCCGAGCAGATCCGGCCGGCGCTCGGCCGTCAACCGCTCCGCTTCCTGGCGCCGCCAGCGCGCGATGGCGCCATGGTCACCGGACAAAAGCACATCAGGAATGGGTTGCCCCTCCCATTCACGCGGCCGCGTATATTGCGGATATTCGAGCAGCCCGTTCTCGAAGCTCTCGTCATCTCCGGACGCGTCGGCGCCCATCACGCCCGGCAACAGCCGCACGCATGCGTCGGTCAGCACCATCGCCGGAATCTCGCCGCCCGAGAGCACATAGTCGCCGATGGACACCTCGGTGAGATGGCGCCCCGCGATCACGCGCTCATCGACGCCCTCGAAGCGGCCGCAGATGATGACGAGGCCCGGTCCCGCCGCCAAGCGCCGCGCATCCGCCTGCGAAAAGGGGCGTCCGCGCGGGCTCATCAGCAGGCGGGGCCTGAGGTCGCCCTCTTCCGCCGCCGCATCGATGGCGGCGGCCAGAACGTCGGCCCTGAGCACCATGCCCGGGCCGCCGCCGGCGGGAGTATCATCCACCTTGGCGTGGCGGCCGATGCCATGCTCGCGAATCTGACGCGCCTCAAGGCTCCAGAGCCCGCGCGACAGCGCGTCGCCCGACAGGCTGGAGCCAAGCGGGCCGGGAAACATCTCGGTATAGAGGGTGAGAATCGTGGCGCGCCAGGTCATAGGCATCGATTCATCGCCCTCAATCCCGCCCACTCCGGCCACGCTCGTCGGGATCATTCGGCTCCGCCGGATCGAAAAGGCCCTTGTCAGCCACGACGACATGCCCGTCCTTCATTGAGACGACGGGAACCGCGGCCTTGCTGAAGGGCACCATTGCGGTGACGGGACTGTTGGCCTTGCGGACCTCGATGATGTCACCCGCCCCGAAATCGTGGAAGCCGACGAGCGTGCCAAGACGCGAGCCGTCCTCGGCCAGCACGGCAAAGCCGATGAGATCGGCCTGGAGGAACTCTTCTTCCTCGAGCTCGCTCGCCAGCCGCTCCCGCGGAATATAGAGGGCGATACGGTTCAGCGCCTCGGCGGCATCGCGATTGTCGATGCCGGCGACGCGCGCCACCAGCATGTCTCCCGCCGGGCCGGCGGCCGGCCGTACATGGTTCAGGACGAAGCTGCGCGCGCCATCCGCCGTCTCAAGCGGCGAGTAGCCCTTGATCGCCTCAGGTTCGCCAGTAAAGGACTTGAGCCGGACCTCGCCACGCACGCCATGCGCACGGCCGAATTCACCGACGATCACCAGCCCCGGGCGCGGCTTTTCCCGCCCTTTCGGGGCGGGAGATCCGCGCGTGATGGGCGTACGCTTTTCATCCTCGCCCCGCGGACGGGAAGAGGCCGGACGCGACGGGGCCGGACGAGAGGGCTTTCTTGCCATTCAGGATCCTTGCCCCTTGCGTTGTACGGCTTACGCCTCAGCAGCCTCGGCGCCAGCAGCAGCAGCGCGTTCGGCCGCGCGCTCCTGGGCCTTCTTGCCCGGCTCGGCCTTCTTGGGGTTGTTGCGGGCCGGACGCTTGGCGACGCCGGCGGCATCGAGGAAGCGCAGCACGCGGTCTGTGGGCTGGGCGCCCTTGGCGAGCCAGGACTTGGCCTTCTCGACGTCGAGCACGACGCGGGCCGCATCATCCTTCGACTTCATCGGATCATAGACGCCGATCTTCTCGATGAAGCGGCCGTCACGCGGGGCGCGGGCGTCGGCCACCACGATGCGGTAGTAAGGACGCTTCTTGGCGCCGCCACGGGTCAGACGGATCTTCAGGGACATAAAAGACTACTCCTCAGGTCTAACGATAGCAGGCGCCTCAGGCGCCCTGGTTCTGCCGGCTCTTGATGGTTTCGTGATGCCGGATCACTTCCTTGACGATGAAGTTCAAGAACTTCTCGGCGAAGTCTGGGTCGAGATGAGCGTCGGCGGCGAGCGCCCTCAAGCGGGCGATCTGCCTGGCCTCGCGGCTGGGATCCGCGGGCGGCAAATCATGGGCCGCCTTGTATTCGCCGACCGCCTGGGTGCATTTGAAGCGCTCTGCCAGAAGATGCACCAGCGCCGCGTCGATATTGTCGATGCTGCCGCGCAGCCGCAGCAATTCGGGATGCGCGCTCATCACTTCTTCTTCCCCAATCCGGGAAACCCGCCGAGCCCGGGCAGTTTCGGCCCGAGGCCGGAAAGCCCGCCACCCATGCCGGGAAGCTTGGGGCCACCGCCGAAGCCGCCGGGCGGCAGAGCAGGCAATCCGCCCCCGCCAAGCCCGCCGGGCAGTTGCGATTTCATCTGCTCCAACATCTCCGGCGTCACCTTGGACGGATCGATATTCGGCATGCCGCCGCCGCCAAGGCCAAACATGTTGCCGAGCGCGCCCGCGATACCGCCCCGGCCGCCCTTGCCCATGGACTTCATGACGTCGGCCATGGTCCTGTGCATCTTCAGGAGCTTGTTGACGTCCTCGACCTTGGTGCCGGAACCGGCGGCGATGCGTTTCTTGCGGCTGGCCTTGAGGATGTCCGGATTGCGGCGCTCCTTCACTGTCATCGAATCGATGATGGCGGTCTGGCGCTTCACCACCTTGTCGTCGAGATTGGCGCTGGCGATCTGGGACTTCATCTTGGCGACGCCCGGGAGCATGCCGAGCAGGCCCCCCATGCCGCCGAGCTTTTCCATCTGGGCCAATTGATCACGCAGGTCCTCCAGATCGAAGGAGCCCTTGCGCATCTTCTCGGCCATGCGCTGGGCGCGCTCGGCGTCGAAGCTCTCCGCCGCCTTCTCCACCAGCGAGACGATGTCGCCCATACCGAGGATGCGGTTGGCGACACGTGCCGGATGGAAGTCCTCCAGCGCGTCGACCTTCTCGCCGGTGCCGACGAGCTTGATCGGCTTGCCGGTGACGGCGCGCATCGAGAGCGCCGCGCCGCCACGGCCGTCACCGTCCATGCGGGTCAGCACGATGCCGGTGAGCCCGAGCCGGCCGTCGAAGGCCTTGGCCGTATTTACAGCGTCCTGGCCGGTGAGGCTGTCGGCGACCAGCAGCACCTCGTGCGGCTGCGCGACGGCCTTCACCTCCGCCGCCTCCAGCATCAGCGCCTCGTCGAGGGTGACGCGGCCGGCAGTATCGAGCATGACGACGTCGAAGCCACCGAGGCGCGCGGCCTCCATGGCACGGCGGGCGATCTGCACGGCGGACTGGCCGGCGATGATCGGCAAAGTCTCGACGCCGACCTGCTTGCCGAGCACGGCGAGCTGTTCCATGGCGGCGGGACGGCGCGTATCGAGCGACGCCAGCAGGACGCGGCGCTTGGCCTTGTCGGTGAGGCGCTTGGCGATCTTCGCAGTCGTCGTGGTCTTGCCCGAACCCTGCAAGCCGACCATCAGAATGCCGACCGGCGCCGGCGCCTCGAGATCGATGCTTTCGGCTTCCGCGCCGAGCATCGCAACCAGCTCGTCGTGGACGATCTTCACGACCATCTGGCCGGGGGTCACCGATTTGATGACCTCGGCGCCAACGGCGCGGCTGCGCACCTTGTCGATGAAGCTGCGCGCGACTTCCAGCGCCACATCAGCCTCGAGAAGGGCGCGACGCACCTCCCGCAGCGCGGCGTTGACGTCCTCCTCGGAGAGCGCGCCGCGCTTGGTCAGCGCATTGAAAATGCCGGAGAGCTTATCGGAGAGATTGTCGAACACAGTTCACTCCTCGACGTGTCCGGCCCGCGTCGCCCGGCGGACGACCAGCGCGGCCTCGAAATGCTTGATGGCCGTTTCGAATTTGTCCCGGCATCCGGGGGTGCAGAAGCCGACGACCGCCCCTTCGTAACGCGTGAGGCTGTCAGCCGCGATCGGCTGCCCAGACCATGGGCAGAGCTCGTTGATCGCGTCTTCAATCCTCAATGGCGTGTCAGCCAATGCCATGTCCGCTCCTGCTATGCCCACCCATGCACGTCGTCTTCAAGCGCGAACACGCCCGAGGGCGCACAGCGCTGTCGGACGTTGACCTCCGGTCTCTCGGACCAGTCGGCGGCTCTCGAACACGGCAGGGTTCGGGCAAATATCCGCGCCTTATGAGCCACAGGGCTTGATGAGTCAAGGTTTGCCACGCGCCCTGGTTCTGCCCAGATCTCAGTTGCGCCCTCTCAGGGCACCCTGCGCGCGGTCCATGTCGATTGTTACACCCGCCACTTCAGCGCTTCGCCCAGGCTATAGGCAATCGCAGAGATCGCTTGCGCGACGTCATCGTCGAGGCGCCAACTCTCTTTGGCGGCAAGGCTACGCTTACGGGAGGCGACCCGAGGGCACAAGGCTTGTATATACAAAAATAGAAGCTAAGAAGGGACAATATCCCGCGTATGGGCAAGTTATATCGGACCTTCGTGGAAAAGCCCGCATGGCTAATCTCACAAAAGATGGCGAAATTGCGTCCAATTCCACATGAGATCTTATTCTGTACAGGCAGCGTCATCGCAGTCGCCGCGCTGTCAATCAATCGCCTCAAGACCTGCAACCGACGCCAGGATTTGCCGCCGTTACATTGACCCTTCTTCCAATTCACGTTAGATCGCGCGAAGTGCCACGTTCCTGGCACAAACGACAGCGCTGGGGGGAGCGTCGAAGTGGAAGTGCCGCAGACTTTTCACGCATCCATTGTTCTCAATGTACATCGCGAGGCGGTCTTCCTGAAGCGCACGCTCCTCTCCCTGGATGCGGCACACGCAGTGGCCCGCGCCGATGGCCTGGTCATTGAACTCGTGGCGGTGCTTGACCGCAGTGACGATGCGACCCGGGCTGTCCTGGCGGGACACGACCTCAGCGGCTATGGCCATGTGGAAGTCCTGGAGGTCGATAACGGCTCACTCGGCTTGTCTCGCAATGACGGGATTGCGAAGGCGCGAGGTGAGTTCATCCTGACCGCCGACGCGGACGATCTCGTTTCGACCAACTTCCTGAAAGAGACCATCCGGGCAGCGCACCGCGCCGGTCCGGACTGCCTGCTGTTTCCTGAATATCTCTTTGCCTTCGGCGCGAGCTATCATATCTGGGCCTATCGCGATCTCGCTACGGTGACGCCGCTCGCCTTCATCGACATGCATCCGTTCATTTCCCGGGTCTGCGGACACCGCCAGATTTTCGACAATCTGCCTTTCGCGGATGTGCCACTCTCCAGCGGCTACGCCTATGAGGACTGGCATTTCAACAGCCGCGCGGCAGCAGCCGGCTTCGACATGAGCATTGTGCCGGGTACAATCCTTTTCTACCGGCAAAGGCCGGGCAGCCTGCTCAAGCAGTCCGATTCCGGCTCCACGCGCCAGATTCCGCCGAGCCCACTGTTCGATCCCAAAACGTATATCGAGATCTGCGCGCCCTATTACGATGTTGTCGCGGATGCACCCGGCGCCCGCAAACCCGGGGATCCGCCGAGCCGCAGTGTTGTCACCCGCGCCGACGTCGTCAAGGAAATCAATAGTGCCAACGCAATCGAGCCTCTGATTGCGATGCCACATTTCGACTACTGCCCGATCGGCTCCAACTCCCTCCACGACCTGTCGGCAGGCGTCGCGTACTATGACCTATGCCAGGCGATCGGCGACACGCTTTTCGACGAGGTTTTCCTTCTGCCATTCATGGCGCGTGGCGGTGCGGAAAAATACTTCCTCGAACTTCTCGATGCGATGTACGCGAGCGATCCGCTCACAAATATGTTGTTGATCTTCGGTGAGAATTGTTCAGGGCCTTCCTGGGAAGATCGCGTGCCGCCCAATGCGACGATCCTGGACCTTGGAAGTCTTTGCAGCAAATTATCCCTGGATCAACGCTGCCTTCTGACACTCAAGCTGTTGCAGTCGCGGACACCGAATGCGCGCATTCACATGCGCGACTCCGCATTCGTGGGACACTTTCTCAAATCCTTCGGGCGTCTAGCACGTGACTTCAACTGTATATACTACCATTTTTCCGAGACCTATCAGACGCGAAATGGCGAAAAATTCATTTATCACAGTCCACTAGGCCTGATTACAGACAATTTCGACGCCTTTTCGATGATTGTCTGCGATAGTATGACGATGATCAACAGCGATCGCCGCCGCATAGGCTTTTGCGAGGAAAAATGGCAATGTCTTTATGCGCCCGTCAGTGGGCCGGCCGTTGCTATTCCGCGGATGCCGGACGCGTCCCGGCATATTCTCTGGGCATCGCGGCTTGATTCCGAGAAGCGTCCAGAACTTCTCCCGCTGATCGCCAGACGTTTGGAGCGCCAGCTTCCCTCCGCGCATATCCACGTCCATGGCGGTACTGTCTTCAGCGGCTTCCAGGTGTCACAGCTTGAGGGGCTTAAGAACCTGACATTTCATGGAGCCTACAACGGCTTCGATTCGCTGCCCACGAACAACTATTCTATACTTATGTATACGAGTTATTTCGACGGAATTCCCAACACGATACTTGAGGCCATGAGCCATGGCCTTGCTGTGGTTGCGCCCGATATAGGCGGCATTCCCGAAGTGGTGATAGATGGCGAAACCGGGCTTCTGCTGCCTAATCTTGAGGACAGCGAGGCCATGGCCGAGGCCTATGTCAGGGCATTGCTCCGTCTTCACCGTGATCCATCGTTGATCGAATCGTTCAGCGAGGCCGCTCTTGCGCTGATCGAGCGCCAACACTCCTACAGGACGCACCGCGCTCGCGTGGCCGAATTGTTCGGCCTCGCGCCGCACCACGCGATGAGTCCACCGATATCCGTCGTTCCTGAGGCTCTTTGTTATGGCTGAGCGTATAAGCTTCACACCCGGAGCGACCCCCTACAACACCATGCTCGCCGCGGAGCACATGGCGCGCTACCTCCTTGCACAGCCGCTGTGCGTAGGAAAACGCGTGCTCGACATCGCCTGTGGCGAAGGTTACGGGACGAGCTTCCTCAAGGAGAGCGGCGCTGCCACCGTCGTCGGAATCGACATTGCACAAGAGGCAATCGATGCCGCGAACGCGCGCTTCGCCGGCCCCGGCATCACATTCCTCGCGGGCGATGCGCTCTCCCCCGCGACTTTCCAGGGGCGCGGGCCGTTCGATCTCATCACCTGTTTCGAGACGATCGAACATGTATCAGACCCCAGCCGGTTGCTGGGAAATCTCCGCGACATGCTGGCACCCGGCGGCGCGATCATCGTCAGTTGCCCGAATGATGCGATCGATGAGAGCCGCGGCATCCAAAATCCCTACCACCAGCGTATGTACACGCTGCAGGAGTTCAAGGAGACGACGGAGGCGGTCTTGGGCCCCGCCACCCAGTGGCTCCTTGGGACGCCCCTGACGGGATTGACCATCATTCCGTGCGACAGCCCAAAATTGCAGAACGGCAACACCGCGATGGAGCTCGCACTCCAGACCGATGCCGTCGAGCGCTCCTTCATGATTCCCGCTCAGAAGAACCAGAGCGTGGAAGCCGAAACCGCGACCTTCTTTGTCGGCCTCTGGAACGCGTCGGCCCAGGCGACACAGGTCATCGCTCCGATGTCCCGACCGAGTTATCTGGAATATTGGTTCGAGATCGAACGTCTGAAAAGCGTCGCCGCCGACCAGGCAGCCGATATCGCCCACTACCGCGAGCTCGCCCGCGTGTCGGAGACGCGCGCCCGGGAAATCAGACGCATCGCGGCCTTTGAAAAAGATACGCTCGTCGCGGAAGTCACCGAGTTGCGGTACTTCCACGACGTCGCCTACCAATCCCGCGCTCATCGCGTGGCAGCCGCCTATATCCGCCATGCAAGCGGCGGCGGCTTCGTGGCGCGGGTGCTGCGGCTGTTCCGCAGGATCGCGGGGGGGGGCCTGCGTGTTGTGCGCAAGTTGGTGCGATAAGCCGACAGTAGTCTCTATTTGGGCTGCACGTAGACGTTGATCTCGAGTTCCGGGTCATCCGGGTCCATCGTGCGCGATGGATATTCCTCGATGAAGGTGTCCTTCGCGACCATATTCTTGGAGTCGAGATAGGCGGTGATCGCCTCGTAAGTCGTGTCGATTTCGTCGTAGGGCGCCTTGTGCACGAAGCGCAATGCCCGCCCGGACGGGGTCACGCCGGCCGTAATTCCAGGCGCGATCTCACCGCCGCCCGGAAACGGCGCGGCGAGCGGAACCATCGCTTCGAAACGGAAATGGGTGTCATCCGCTGACAGGAAGACGGCGAGCGGCCGCCCGGCTGGTTTCAGACCCGCCTTCGCCAGGGCGTCCTGGATGCGGGTGAAGCTCTCTGTCAGGTTCTTGAAGCCATCGTCCCATGAGCTCTCACCGCCCTTCAAAACCGCTGCCGGCTTCTCGGGAAGGGTCACGGCCTCAGCATCGCCGCTGTTGCCGGTGGAAGGCACGAGAGCTGGCAATTCCTCCACCACCCGGGGCGGGGCCTGCACCCCTTCGGCAGGAGCCGGTGCGGGGGAAGAGGTCGCCGGGGGTTGCGCGGCCTCCTGCGCCAAAGCGGTGGGCGCCAGGACAGGGCCTGCGGCAAACAAGGCGGCCATGACGAGCGCAGAGACGACCAGCGCCGCGACCGGCCGCGATGCCCAAGGTCCATGGTGGTCGCGCGCTTTGCGGCGCGCGCCCGGACGAGGCACGATTTGCAGGATTGCAACTTCACCCAACGCCCGGCTCTCCATCATTGCCTGGCTCCTCGCCACAGCCGCGAATCGCTACCTTTTCGCTGTCGCGACGATACGATTCTCGGCGTCCGTGAGCGAGAGATGCTTTAGGCGATGTTCATCGCGATTTGGTGCTTATTTGCGGCAGAGTGCGCCCTAGCGCGCAAATAACTGAAAACTGTGATGTCTTTGACGGATTGGCACCCTCTCGCAATCATTCTACAAGACCCCCATCTTTCCAGACGTTTGCACCAACGGCCAAAACCATGAGCACGCTCGCCAATCACCCCTTCGCCAAGATGAACGGCATCGGCAACGAGATCGTCGTGCTCGACCTGCGCGGCTCCGAGCATGTCGTGACGCCGGCGGAAGCGCGTGCCATCGCCGGCGATCCGCGTTCCCGTT
Proteins encoded in this region:
- a CDS encoding Glycosyl transferase family 2, giving the protein MEVPQTFHASIVLNVHREAVFLKRTLLSLDAAHAVARADGLVIELVAVLDRSDDATRAVLAGHDLSGYGHVEVLEVDNGSLGLSRNDGIAKARGEFILTADADDLVSTNFLKETIRAAHRAGPDCLLFPEYLFAFGASYHIWAYRDLATVTPLAFIDMHPFISRVCGHRQIFDNLPFADVPLSSGYAYEDWHFNSRAAAAGFDMSIVPGTILFYRQRPGSLLKQSDSGSTRQIPPSPLFDPKTYIEICAPYYDVVADAPGARKPGDPPSRSVVTRADVVKEINSANAIEPLIAMPHFDYCPIGSNSLHDLSAGVAYYDLCQAIGDTLFDEVFLLPFMARGGAEKYFLELLDAMYASDPLTNMLLIFGENCSGPSWEDRVPPNATILDLGSLCSKLSLDQRCLLTLKLLQSRTPNARIHMRDSAFVGHFLKSFGRLARDFNCIYYHFSETYQTRNGEKFIYHSPLGLITDNFDAFSMIVCDSMTMINSDRRRIGFCEEKWQCLYAPVSGPAVAIPRMPDASRHILWASRLDSEKRPELLPLIARRLERQLPSAHIHVHGGTVFSGFQVSQLEGLKNLTFHGAYNGFDSLPTNNYSILMYTSYFDGIPNTILEAMSHGLAVVAPDIGGIPEVVIDGETGLLLPNLEDSEAMAEAYVRALLRLHRDPSLIESFSEAALALIERQHSYRTHRARVAELFGLAPHHAMSPPISVVPEALCYG
- a CDS encoding Methyltransferase family protein — its product is MAERISFTPGATPYNTMLAAEHMARYLLAQPLCVGKRVLDIACGEGYGTSFLKESGAATVVGIDIAQEAIDAANARFAGPGITFLAGDALSPATFQGRGPFDLITCFETIEHVSDPSRLLGNLRDMLAPGGAIIVSCPNDAIDESRGIQNPYHQRMYTLQEFKETTEAVLGPATQWLLGTPLTGLTIIPCDSPKLQNGNTAMELALQTDAVERSFMIPAQKNQSVEAETATFFVGLWNASAQATQVIAPMSRPSYLEYWFEIERLKSVAADQAADIAHYRELARVSETRAREIRRIAAFEKDTLVAEVTELRYFHDVAYQSRAHRVAAAYIRHASGGGFVARVLRLFRRIAGGGLRVVRKLVR
- a CDS encoding Effector-binding domain-containing protein — protein: MMESRALGEVAILQIVPRPGARRKARDHHGPWASRPVAALVVSALVMAALFAAGPVLAPTALAQEAAQPPATSSPAPAPAEGVQAPPRVVEELPALVPSTGNSGDAEAVTLPEKPAAVLKGGESSWDDGFKNLTESFTRIQDALAKAGLKPAGRPLAVFLSADDTHFRFEAMVPLAAPFPGGGEIAPGITAGVTPSGRALRFVHKAPYDEIDTTYEAITAYLDSKNMVAKDTFIEEYPSRTMDPDDPELEINVYVQPK